ATAGTTATAAATGCAAATAAAAACTTCTTAAATACTTTAGGTTATTCATTAGATGAAATTGTTGGAAAACATCATAGTATTTTTTGTGAAGAATCATATAAAAATTCAAATGAATATAAAGATTTTTGGAAAAAGTTAAATAGTGGTCAATATGATGCAGGCGAATATTTAAGAATAGGAAAAGACGGAAGAAGAGTTTGGATACAAGCAAGTTATAATCCTATTTTAGATTTAGATGGTGTTCCTTTTAAAGTTGTTAAATATGCAACAGATATAACTTTGAAAAAAAATACAATGTTCCAAATAGGAAAAGAGATAGAAGATTTAACAGAATCTTTAACTCATTTAAAAGGTGCTTCTACAACAATGGTAAAAGAAGCAAAAATAAGTATGGAGAACTCACAAGAAACAACTGTATCTATTGAAGAGTTAAACCAAGCTGTTCAAGAGCTATCTAAAAAAATAGAAGTAGTATTATCTTCTATTACAAACATTGCTGATACAACTTTACAAAGTGAAAAGATTGCATTAGAAGCAAAAGAACAATCAAAAGATACTGCACTTGCAATAGTTAAACTAAATGAAGAATCAACTAAAATTGGTGATACAATCAATATTATCACACAAATTGCATTCCAAACAAATATTTTATCTTTAAATGCAGCTGTTGAAGCAGCAACTGCTGGAGAAGCAGGAAAAGGTTTTGCCGTTGTTGCACAAGAAGTAAGAAACCTAGCAACAAGATCAAATGATGCAGCAAAAGATATAACAGCTGCTATTGAATATATTCAATCTTTAGTAAAAAATTCTCTTGATTCTATTCATCATATTGATAGTATAGTTGAAGAGATAAGTTCAATGTCATCAAATATATCAAATGCAGTAAAAGAACAAAAAAATATTACAAATGAGTTAGCAAGTACAGCAAATGAAACAAGCCATACTTTAAATCAAATTACAGATAATATGGTAAGAGTATCAAATAGTGCAAGTAACACAGAAAAAGAAGCTGAAAAAACAAAAGATAATTCAAATGAATTAATTGAAATTTCAAATAAACTTATAGAAACACTAAAAGTGCTTAATTAATTTAAGCATCTTTAGTTTTAAATCATTATTCATTTGTTACTAAAATAGTACATCCTTCTTCTGATTGAGGAATGTGAGAAGTTCCTTTAGGATTTATTATAAATGAACCCTCTTTATATTTTTTATTACCATCATTAAAAGCTCCTGATATTACAAAAATATGTTCATCAAATAAATTGTGTTCATCAAGAAATGGTAGTTTACTATTTTTTTCAAATTTATAAATAGCTGTTAATTTTCCATCATTATTTTGCCAAAGTATGTATTGGCTCACACCTTTTGTAATTTCTATAGGAGTAATATCTTCTAATAAATTTGAGACTATTCCATTGAAGTTTGCTAATTGCATATTTATCCTTTTTATATTTATTTTGTTAGCTAATATTTTGCACACAAAGTAATATTAACAAAAATCTATTTATTTGTCAATTAGTTTGTACACAAGATATATTTTGTTATAATTATTCATAAAATTTCAAAGGTAAAATATGAAAAATAAAGAATTTGATTTCTCTAAAATGATTTGCTTTTTATTGAATTCAACATCAAATGCAATGATTAGAGAATATAGACCTCATCTAGAAGAATTTCAACTAACTTATGCTCAATATTTAGTGATGATGACACTTTGGAACAATGATAATATACTGATAAAAGATATAAGCAAAGAGACATTTTTTGATTCGGCTACACTAACACCTATTTTAAAAAGATTAGAAGAAAAGTCTTATATTATCAGAACTCAATCATTAAGCGATGAACGAGGGAAAATAATAAAATTAACAAAAGAAGGGAAAGATTTGAAAGATAAAACAGCTCATATTTTCAAAAATATGGAGTGTAAAATTGAACTAAGTAGTGAAGAACAAGAAGATATTATTAAAATTTGTAACAAAATATTATCTAAATTAGGTAACTAAATTTTGTCTTTTATTAAGTTCTTAACACAAGTTTCAATCATAGAATAAACATTTTTAAAATCTTCAAAATCTCTAAAGTAGTATGGATCAGGAACACAAGCTCCTTTATATCCAAAATCTCCAAGTTTTAGGGGATTTTTACAACCTAAATTCTTCAAATCTTTTAAGTTATTATCATCAAGTGCAATAACTAAATCAAACTTTTGAAAATCATCTTTTTTCACTTGTCTTGCTTTTTGTTTTGATATATCAACACCATTTAACAATGCAACTTTTATTGAGTTTTCACAAGGAGCTTCACCAATATGCCAAGAACCAGTTCCAGCACTATCTACTAAAATATCAAGTTGTTTTTTATTTATATATTCTTGTGCAATACCATGAGCTAAAGGAGAACGACAAATGTTTCCTAAACATACAAATAAAATTGATTTTTTCATCTTTTGTATTTTTTTAAAAGTATAGATTTATCAATTATTGCATAAATAAATCCAATAGCTAGTCCAATAAAGTGAGCATACCAAGCAATAGGAAGTCCAATAAGTAAAGGAGCAACAGAGATTAGTAAAATCCAAGTTATAATTCCACTTCTTTGAACTTTATCAAAGTATGCAACATATCCTAAAATAGCACAAATCGCTCCACTTGCTCCTACTAAATTTACAGTAATATCTAAAAAAAAGATATATAAAAATGAGAAAAGAGAAGTTAAAACTCCTGTTATTAAATACAATAAAACAAAAGCTTTTGCACCTCTTGATCTTTCTACATAATTACCAAATTGCCAAAGTACAAACATATTCATAGCTAAGTGAGCGATTCCACCGTGAGAAAACATAGAAGTTAGTGGTTGCCAATAAAAACCACCAATCAAAAAGTATAAATTTAATCCAAATAGTAAACTTCCTTGTTGTACATTTATTTGGATTAAATAAAATAAAACTGTAATTATAATAATTACATTTGTTGCTGTAAAATCTTTTTTACTAAAGTTTAGCATCTATTAAACTAAAGCCTCTTTTAAAACATCTTCTATTGTATCAACAGCTTTTATTTCCATTGCATTTTTTACTTCATCTGGAATTTCATCCAAATCTCTATCAAAATTTTTTCTAGGAACTAAAGCTTTTTTCATTTTTGCTTTATATGCTGCGATTAATTTCTCTTTTAATCCACCAATTGGTAAAACTTTACCAGAAAGTGTAAGTTCTCCTGTCATTGCAACATCTGCTTTTATAGCTTTATCACTTAAAATTGAAGCTATTGCAAGTGCCATAGTTATACCTGCACTTGGTCCATCTTTTGGTGTTGCACCTTCTGGAATATGTAAGTGAATATCATATCTTTTATATATTTCACTACAATCAAGCTTTTCATTTTCCTCTTCTTCTTTTACAGATTTAGGAATAATTTTTTCATCAATTTTTAGAACTTTATTATCTATTAAAACTTTTACAACAGAATATGAAATTCTTGAAGACTCTTTCATTACATCACCAAGATTTCCTGTAACAGTTAGATTTCCTTTTCCTTTTAGCTTAATTGCTTCGATTTTTAAAACATCTCCACCAACTGCTGTCCAAGCTAATCCATTTGCAATTCCAATAGAATTTTTCTTTTCAGCTGGGTCAATTTCAAAAATTGGATTATCTAAATAAGCTTTTAAATCTTTTGTTCCAATAGTTACTTTTTCTATTGTTGAGTCATTTAAAATTTGTTTTACAACTTTTCTAAATATTTTAGAAAAAGTTCTTCTTAAATTTCTAACTCCAGCCTCTCTTGTATATTTTGATATGATTAATTCAATAGTTGCTTTATTGATACTTACTTCCGTTTTTTTAAGTCCATGTTTTTCTAACTCTTGAGGAATCAGATAATCTTTTGCAATATGATATTTTTCTTCTGGAGTATAAGAAGATATCTCTATAAATTCCATTCTATCTCTTAAAGGTGCTGGAATTCTTCTTGCATCATTTGCTGTTGAAACAAATATAACTTGAGATAAATCAATTGGAAAGTTTAAATATAAATCTCTAAATTCATGGTTCTGTTCTGGGTCTAAAATTTCTAACATTACAGCTGTTGGATCACCTCTATGATTAGAACCAAGTTTATCAATCTCATCTAAAACCATAACTGGATTCATTTTTTTTGCATCAATCAAACCTTTAACTAATCTTCCTGGCATTGCTCCAACGTAAGTTCTTCTATGTCCTCTAAGTTCATTTACATCTTCCATTCCACCTAAAGCTACTCTTATTAAAGGTCGTTTTAGCGCTTGAGAAATAGAGTTTGCTAAAGAAGTTTTACCAACTCCTGGAGGTCCTACAAAACATAAAACAGTACCTTTTGATTTTAAATCTTCAATATTTCTTTGCTCTAAAAGTTGTTTTACTGCAAAATATTCACTAATTCTCTCTTTTGCTTTTATCAAAGAGTAATGATCTTTATTTAGCTGCTCTTCTACATTTTTTACAGAAATTTTTTCGTTTGCATATTCTCCAAAAGGAATATCTAAAACTTGTTCAACATAAGTTTGAAGTAAAGATGCATCAGGAGAATCAGGATTCATTCTACTTAATTTATCAAGTTGTCTTTTAGTCTCTTTATAAGCCTCTTTATCCATAAACTCTTTTTTAGCTTTTAATCTTTTTTTATAAGATTTTATCTCTATTTCTTTTTGATTATCTGTTCCAAGTTCTTTTTGGATAGCTTTTATTTGCTCTTTTAAAAAATAATCTTTATGTGTTTTTTCTATTTTTGAGTTTACTTTTTGAGTAATTTCTTTTTGGATTTTAAATGATTCTATCTCTTTTTTAATAACTTCTATAATATCAAATAATCTTTGTTCAATATTTGTTTGAGAAAATAGTTTATAAGCTTCTTCTTTTTTTACTTTTAAAACTGAAGATATCAAATCTGCAATTCTTACTGGATCATCATTTTCTTCTATAGTTTTTACTAAATCAGCAGGAAATTTAATATTTAATTTTGATAATTTTTTTACATTTTCTATTAATACTTCGATTACAGATTTTATACTTTCTTCATTTGGTTCTTCATTTTTTAAAGTATCAACATTTACAAAAAGCGGTTGCTCACTTGCAAAATCTAAAATTTTTCCTTTAGTTAAACCTTGGAAAAGCACTTTTATTTTACCATCAGGCAAAGATACTTTTCTCATAATATTTCCTACAACTCCAACATCATAAAAAGAGTCTTTTTCTCTTTTACCCTCTTTTGATGCTTTAGAAACTGTAACCATAACTAATTTATTATGTTCTATTGCATACTCAACAGCTTTTATATTTTGCTCATTACTTAAAAATAAAGGAGCAATCATAAAAGGGTATAAAAATATATCATCTTCAATAATTAGTGGTATAGTTTGTGGAAATTCTTCATAATTTTTTAATTCCATATTTTAATTCAACTCCTAAAATTCATAAATCGTATTAAATTTTATTCAAAAATAGATCTATAAAATGGTACTTTTACAGGTTCAATTTCAGAATTATCAACCCAAGATTCTTTTACTTTTTCTTCATAGAACTCTGTTCCAAGTGGTTTGTCTCTTCTTGTGTAAAGCTCAGAAATTTCTTGATCAAAACTTGCTTTTGACATATATAATCTTGAATTTATAGTGTCAACTAAAGGCATATATGGTGAGTTTTTGTATTTTTCTTTAAACTCTTGAATTTGAGTTAAAGTATCATCTATTAGTTGTTGATCTCTAAATTGATATTTAAATCCTAAAAAATTTGCTTTGATTTTTAAATATCTTGCATAGTCAATATCTTTGCTTAGTCCAAATTTTTTGATGTATTCATCTAAATAAAAATTTGCTAAAGCATACTCTTCTTCTTCGATATGAGCATTTACTAAAATCATAATTGCTGTCGGAATATATGGTGAATTTCTATGTTCACTTTCTAATGATGTATATGTATCATCAGCTTCATCTAAATCTCCTGATGCTATTTGTTTCATCATTTTATTGTACCAATATAAGGCTGGTTTATTATATTCTTGTTCACTTTTAGAAGAACAACCTGTAAATACAAAAGTAGCACAAGTAACTAATAACAAACCTTTTAGCTTCAAACTTTTTATCATTCTAATATCCTTTATCATAAAAAAGACATTCTATCTAATTACAGCTTAGGAATTATCTGCTATAATAAAACAAACTATTTCAAAAAAGGAATATAGATGAAGCTTACACTAATAGGTAATGGTATTATGGCTCAAGCATTGGCTAAAGGACTTGTAAAAAAGTACGAAGTTGAGATGATTGGAAGGGATATTGAAAAATTAAAAATTATTCAAGAGAAAATACCTCAAATAACAATAAAACAACTAGAAGATAAAGAAGATATCACAGATAAAACTGTTATATTTTGTGTAAAACCTTATGCTTTAGAAAGTGTTTCTGTGAGACTTATTGGAAGTGCGAATATATTATTATCTATTTTAGCTGGAACAAAACTTGATTTTTTAAAAAAACAGATTAAAGCTACTCATTATATTAGAACTATGCCAAATATTGCTGCATCAGTTCATAATTCTATGACAACAATTACTGGTGATGCTGAATCAAAAGCTATTGCTATGGAGATTTTTTCTTGTATTGGAGAAGCTCTTTGGGTAAATACAGAAACTCAACTTGATATTGCAAGTGCAATTACAGGTTCTGGTCCTGCATTTTTAGCATTAATCGCTGAAAGTTTAGCGGATGGAGCAGTAAAAGCTGGATTAGAAAGACATCTAAGTGCGCATTTAGTTCAAGGATTATTTAGTGGAACTGCTTCACTTTTAAGACACTCTCATCCAGCAGTTATAAAAGATTCTGTTATGAGTCCAGGTGGAACAACAGCAGCAGGATTTGCTCAACTTGAAGAGGCTGGAGTAAGAAGTGCTATGATAAAAGCGGTTGAAAGCTCTTTTAACAAAGCATTAAAACTTGCAGAAAAATAGTTTTACTTTAATTGAAACATTAGTTAGTATCACTCTTTTGCTTATCGTAATAATTGGGTTTAAATACTCAACTTATTATGATGAAAACTCTTCAAAAAACTTTATGTCGCTAAATAATTTAGAAAATCTATTTGATACAAAAAATTATGGAAGTTTTCAAAACTCAGCTAAAACTTTACAACTTACTATAAACAAAGAAACTATTGAAAATATAACTGTTACAAAATATCAATTTGAAAATGAAAATATAAAGCTTTTTAAGTATGAAAAATAGTTTTTCACTTCTTGAAATAATCATAACTTTGATAATCTCTTCGATAGTTATAATATATTCGACACTTTTTACAAAAGAATTAAGTTTAGAAAATAGATATAATCAAGAGTTAGAAATTGATAAAATAAATTTTTTAGCAACAAAAGTTTTTATAGAAAAAAATAAATACAATATTTCAAATCTACAATTTTCAAATGGTAATTTATATTTTGAAAATAATCTTTTATTAAAAGATGTAAAAGAGTTTAGTATTACGAAAACTTCAAAACAAATATCTGTTTATATAAATTTTAAAGATAAGATTATTCAAACTTGGGAATTTAGTTTATGAAAAAAGCTTATACACTTTTGATTACTATTGTGTTAATCTCTACTTTTTCATATTTAGGTGTTTTGATTTTAGAGACAAAAGCCTTAAAAAATCAAAATTTATCAAACCAATATTTATATATTCAAGCAAAAAATCATCTAAATTTTTTTGAAGATTTTGTAAAAGATTATGATTTAAAAGATATAACTCACCTTCAAATTGAAGATGAATTATTTGATATTTATGCGACTAAACTTATTGATTCAAATATTGTAGATATTTTCGTAAAAGCAAAAGATTTTGATATTTCAATCCATAAACAAATTATTAAAGAATAACTTCTAAAACTTTCATTGCAAGTTTTAAAGCTTTACTTCTATGAGAAAACTCTTTTTTAACTTCTTCATCTAACTCACCTAATGTTTTATCATATCCATTTGGAATAAACATAGGGTCATATCCAAAGCCATTTGTTCCTATCTCTTTATTTAAAACTTCACCATACATCCAACCATGAACTGTATAAACTTCATTTTTATAAACTATTGCAATACAAGCTGTATAAAAAGCAGGAGTTTTTTCTAAACCTAATTTATTTAATTCAGCTTTTAATTTTTCGTTGTTCTTTTTATCACTTGCATTAAGTCCTGCATATCTAGCACTATAAACTCCTGGAGCATTTCCTAAAACAGGAACACTAATTCCTGAATCATCTGAAATCACAACAACATCACCAAAATTAATTTTTTGAAGTTCATCATATATTGTTTGTGCTTTTTTTATAGCGTTACCTTTAAAAGTATCTTTATCTTCATCAATTTCAATTTTTCCTAAAATTTCACTAAATGCTACTATTTCATCATTTGGAAGAAGTCTTTCGAACTCTTTTATTTTTCCCTTATTTGCTGAGGCTAAAACGATTTTCAATCTTTGTCCTTTTTATACTAGTTATTATCGAATTTTTTATATAATAAACCAAAATTATAATATATTTAGGATTATTAATGATTAAATCTGTAATGCCTTTGAGTTTTATCATAGCCCTTAGATTCTTTGGACTTTTTATTGTATTACCAGTTATTTCTGTATATGCTTTATCTTTAGATGGTGCAAATGCAACTTTAGTTGGTATCGTTGTTGGTGGTTATGCTTTAACACAAGTTGTTTTTCAAGTTCCTTTTGGAGTAATGAGTGATAAATTAGGAAGAAAAGGTACAATCATAACTGGACTTTTACTTTTTGCTACTGGTTCGCTAATCTGTGCTGTTGCGACTGATATTTATACTTTGATGTTAGGTCGTCTTTTACAAGGTTCTGGTGCTATTGGAGCAGTTGTAACTGCTATGATAAGTGATTTAGTAAAAGAACACGAAAGATCAAAAGCTATGGCTTTAATGGGTTCTTTTATAGGACTTGCTTTTGCAATAGCAATGTTAGCTGGACCATTAATTGGTGGATTTATAGGTGTTCCAGTTCTATTTTATATTACTATGTTTTTAGCTCTTATTTCTATTTACATTTTAGTAAAAAAAGTTCCAAATCCTCCAATAATAACTCACACATATAATGACAAATTAAGATTATCAGATGTTTTAGGAAATGCAAATATTGCAAGAATGAACATTACAAACTTTTTACAAAAAGCTTTAATGACATTTGCATTTTTAGTAATTCCTATCATCTTAACAAAAACTTATGGTTGGGAGAAAAAAGAGCTTTGGTATGTTTATCTTCCTGCTATGATATTTGGACTTTTATCTATGGCACCTGCTGCTATTATTGCAGAAAAGAAAGGTAAATTCAAAGAGATTTTAGCTCTTGGAATTTTATTTTTTATAATTTCATATTTAGTTATAGGATTTAGTTCTAGTTCGGTTGTTTTTGTAATTGGTGTAGTTATATTCTTTATTGGTTTTAATATGCACGAACCAATCATGCAATCACTTGCTTCAAAATTTGCAAAAGTACACCAAAGAGGAAGTGTTTTAGGAGTATTTAATTCATTTGGATATTTAGGAACATTTGTTGGTGGACTTTTAGGTGGAATTATGCTTGATAACCTCA
The DNA window shown above is from Arcobacter lacus and carries:
- a CDS encoding methyl-accepting chemotaxis protein, with amino-acid sequence MFFSNKEDKLQLKAIDQNYAVIKFNLNGTVKEANKIFLDIMGYSLNEIVGKHHRMFCDKRFVESKEYQEAWDTLNKGKSITSEFKRIKKDGEAVFLRATYMPIVDNNGKIVEIIKLAQDITKRRLKDLYYLGQINAINKSQAVIEFDMNGIVINANKNFLNTLGYSLDEIVGKHHSIFCEESYKNSNEYKDFWKKLNSGQYDAGEYLRIGKDGRRVWIQASYNPILDLDGVPFKVVKYATDITLKKNTMFQIGKEIEDLTESLTHLKGASTTMVKEAKISMENSQETTVSIEELNQAVQELSKKIEVVLSSITNIADTTLQSEKIALEAKEQSKDTALAIVKLNEESTKIGDTINIITQIAFQTNILSLNAAVEAATAGEAGKGFAVVAQEVRNLATRSNDAAKDITAAIEYIQSLVKNSLDSIHHIDSIVEEISSMSSNISNAVKEQKNITNELASTANETSHTLNQITDNMVRVSNSASNTEKEAEKTKDNSNELIEISNKLIETLKVLN
- a CDS encoding cupin domain-containing protein yields the protein MQLANFNGIVSNLLEDITPIEITKGVSQYILWQNNDGKLTAIYKFEKNSKLPFLDEHNLFDEHIFVISGAFNDGNKKYKEGSFIINPKGTSHIPQSEEGCTILVTNE
- a CDS encoding MarR family winged helix-turn-helix transcriptional regulator, translated to MKNKEFDFSKMICFLLNSTSNAMIREYRPHLEEFQLTYAQYLVMMTLWNNDNILIKDISKETFFDSATLTPILKRLEEKSYIIRTQSLSDERGKIIKLTKEGKDLKDKTAHIFKNMECKIELSSEEQEDIIKICNKILSKLGN
- a CDS encoding low molecular weight protein-tyrosine-phosphatase, whose product is MKKSILFVCLGNICRSPLAHGIAQEYINKKQLDILVDSAGTGSWHIGEAPCENSIKVALLNGVDISKQKARQVKKDDFQKFDLVIALDDNNLKDLKNLGCKNPLKLGDFGYKGACVPDPYYFRDFEDFKNVYSMIETCVKNLIKDKI
- a CDS encoding rhomboid family intramembrane serine protease; the encoded protein is MLNFSKKDFTATNVIIIITVLFYLIQINVQQGSLLFGLNLYFLIGGFYWQPLTSMFSHGGIAHLAMNMFVLWQFGNYVERSRGAKAFVLLYLITGVLTSLFSFLYIFFLDITVNLVGASGAICAILGYVAYFDKVQRSGIITWILLISVAPLLIGLPIAWYAHFIGLAIGFIYAIIDKSILLKKYKR
- the lon gene encoding endopeptidase La produces the protein MELKNYEEFPQTIPLIIEDDIFLYPFMIAPLFLSNEQNIKAVEYAIEHNKLVMVTVSKASKEGKREKDSFYDVGVVGNIMRKVSLPDGKIKVLFQGLTKGKILDFASEQPLFVNVDTLKNEEPNEESIKSVIEVLIENVKKLSKLNIKFPADLVKTIEENDDPVRIADLISSVLKVKKEEAYKLFSQTNIEQRLFDIIEVIKKEIESFKIQKEITQKVNSKIEKTHKDYFLKEQIKAIQKELGTDNQKEIEIKSYKKRLKAKKEFMDKEAYKETKRQLDKLSRMNPDSPDASLLQTYVEQVLDIPFGEYANEKISVKNVEEQLNKDHYSLIKAKERISEYFAVKQLLEQRNIEDLKSKGTVLCFVGPPGVGKTSLANSISQALKRPLIRVALGGMEDVNELRGHRRTYVGAMPGRLVKGLIDAKKMNPVMVLDEIDKLGSNHRGDPTAVMLEILDPEQNHEFRDLYLNFPIDLSQVIFVSTANDARRIPAPLRDRMEFIEISSYTPEEKYHIAKDYLIPQELEKHGLKKTEVSINKATIELIISKYTREAGVRNLRRTFSKIFRKVVKQILNDSTIEKVTIGTKDLKAYLDNPIFEIDPAEKKNSIGIANGLAWTAVGGDVLKIEAIKLKGKGNLTVTGNLGDVMKESSRISYSVVKVLIDNKVLKIDEKIIPKSVKEEEENEKLDCSEIYKRYDIHLHIPEGATPKDGPSAGITMALAIASILSDKAIKADVAMTGELTLSGKVLPIGGLKEKLIAAYKAKMKKALVPRKNFDRDLDEIPDEVKNAMEIKAVDTIEDVLKEALV
- a CDS encoding outer membrane protein assembly factor BamD, with protein sequence MIKSLKLKGLLLVTCATFVFTGCSSKSEQEYNKPALYWYNKMMKQIASGDLDEADDTYTSLESEHRNSPYIPTAIMILVNAHIEEEEYALANFYLDEYIKKFGLSKDIDYARYLKIKANFLGFKYQFRDQQLIDDTLTQIQEFKEKYKNSPYMPLVDTINSRLYMSKASFDQEISELYTRRDKPLGTEFYEEKVKESWVDNSEIEPVKVPFYRSIFE
- a CDS encoding pyrroline-5-carboxylate reductase, which produces MKLTLIGNGIMAQALAKGLVKKYEVEMIGRDIEKLKIIQEKIPQITIKQLEDKEDITDKTVIFCVKPYALESVSVRLIGSANILLSILAGTKLDFLKKQIKATHYIRTMPNIAASVHNSMTTITGDAESKAIAMEIFSCIGEALWVNTETQLDIASAITGSGPAFLALIAESLADGAVKAGLERHLSAHLVQGLFSGTASLLRHSHPAVIKDSVMSPGGTTAAGFAQLEEAGVRSAMIKAVESSFNKALKLAEK
- a CDS encoding type IV pilus modification PilV family protein, with the protein product MQKNSFTLIETLVSITLLLIVIIGFKYSTYYDENSSKNFMSLNNLENLFDTKNYGSFQNSAKTLQLTINKETIENITVTKYQFENENIKLFKYEK
- a CDS encoding non-canonical purine NTP pyrophosphatase codes for the protein MKIVLASANKGKIKEFERLLPNDEIVAFSEILGKIEIDEDKDTFKGNAIKKAQTIYDELQKINFGDVVVISDDSGISVPVLGNAPGVYSARYAGLNASDKKNNEKLKAELNKLGLEKTPAFYTACIAIVYKNEVYTVHGWMYGEVLNKEIGTNGFGYDPMFIPNGYDKTLGELDEEVKKEFSHRSKALKLAMKVLEVIL
- a CDS encoding MFS transporter — its product is MIKSVMPLSFIIALRFFGLFIVLPVISVYALSLDGANATLVGIVVGGYALTQVVFQVPFGVMSDKLGRKGTIITGLLLFATGSLICAVATDIYTLMLGRLLQGSGAIGAVVTAMISDLVKEHERSKAMALMGSFIGLAFAIAMLAGPLIGGFIGVPVLFYITMFLALISIYILVKKVPNPPIITHTYNDKLRLSDVLGNANIARMNITNFLQKALMTFAFLVIPIILTKTYGWEKKELWYVYLPAMIFGLLSMAPAAIIAEKKGKFKEILALGILFFIISYLVIGFSSSSVVFVIGVVIFFIGFNMHEPIMQSLASKFAKVHQRGSVLGVFNSFGYLGTFVGGLLGGIMLDNLNLSTFSIIIAVICVLWAILILTMPNPSKTKSLYLSLDEYKLENSGKLNQNDAIDEWYINNTENIIAIKYSDEKIGEEEIKNLLK